CCCACGGTCCGCGGTCTCCGCGGACGCCGTTGTGGCTCCCGAGGTCGCGGCGGAGGACGCCAACCTCGGTGCCGGTGGTGGGTCTGAGAGTAGGTTTGTAGAGTCGCCGGTGGGGGAAGCGAAGGTTTCCGCCGCCGTTGCAAAGGCTGCAGCGTCGCTAAGCTCCGACGGGAGTCTCGCGGTTCATGCTGGTGACTGATCTATCTCAGTTACTCTTTGATGTTGCATTTTATTCTTTTCCTCTCATGATTTAAGATCTTGATGTTAAAACTAAAGATTAGGTTTTTGCTCAAATTAAATGTTTGATTTTGGGACTAAAAAAGCTATTTTTGTCATTCACAGACACCTACTCCCATATTTATTGACATTCTCTACATCTCCAATTAGCTACTTTAGGTTTTCACCCGAAAAATATAAAATCTTAACACTAATAAGCTGGTCTTTTCTCAAGAAGAAACATCAATGGAGACTACTCCAAATTGTTATAGATTGTCTACATGTTCAATTTTCTAATCTGCTGCGTCTGTCAAAATAATTGTTCAACTGGAATTTGGAGGTCTTGCATGTTTTGTTATAAATATATTCTTGTCATGGTACTTTGTTAGGTGAGAGATTTGGGCGAGGCATAACCACAGATGCTATTACCACCCCGGTTGTTAATACCTCTGCTTACTGGTTTAACAACTCGGATGAGCTGATTGATTTCAAGGTttgtatcaatttttttaaagtgtTAATACTTAATAATGTCTCTTCTGGTTTCTTCATGATCTTTGaggtcataattttgaaaattttggctcGGTTTTTTGTAGGAAAAGAGGCATGCTAGTTTTGAGTATGGTAGATATGGAAACCCTACTACACAGGCATTGGAGGAGAAGATGAGGTGGGTATtggtcatgcataaagaatatctGGCATCAACTGCTGAATGTGTTGCATCTTGATGCTACTTCTTTGCTGGAGCAGTGCCCTGGAAAGAGCTGAATCCACATTGTTTGTGTCATCTGGCATGTATGCCAGTGTGGCTATGCTGTCATCTCTGGTTCCTGCTGGTGGGCATATTGTGATCACTACCGACTGTTATAGGAAGACAAGAATCTTCATCGAAAATGAGCTTCCCAAAATGGGAATTTCGGTAGTTTTCAAAACCTTGCATCATCTATATAATCTTTTCCTAATTGATCTTCAAGTCTGATTTTATCTTATTTGAATAGCTAGAAAGCTGTCTCAATTTATACTCATGCCATGAGGTTAATGATGTATAAATAAGACTTAGTCCCTGCTAGTTTGTTGATGATCTTTCTTCATGCAATTATGTGCCCAAATGACAAACTCTATTTGCCACTGTGTGTTATTTATTACTCATTATCCTTGAAATGCAGGTCACTGTCATTGATCCTGCTGACATTGAGTCTCTAAAAATTTCACTGGATCAAAATAATGTGAGTAAATAATGCTGCCGTTTGTTATGTTCATCAGTTTAGATATTTTGTCATATTCTCCAATTGCATGGCAGCTAACAAATGTATTTTCTTCTCAGGTATCTCTTTTCTTTTCAGAATCTCCAACTAATCCATTCCTCCGATGTGTTGATATTGAGTTGGTTTCACAACTTTGCCACAACAAAGGTGTCCTGGTTTGCATAGATGGTACTTTTGCATCACCTGTCAATCAGAAGGCATTAACTCTGGGAGCTGATCTAGTTTTACATTCTGCTACAAAGTTTATTGGTGGTCACAATGATGTAAGTCAAATGAAGCAATAAAATTGTGTTCATGGTAATTATTTTTCGGATTAAATTGTAGAAATATTACCCATTTTAGgttcttggtggttgcatcagtgGTTCAGAGGAACTTATCTCCAAAATTAGCCTGCATCATCACGTTATTGGTGGTGTTCTCAATCCTGTAAGTGAATAACCATTGCATTTCTGTAGTTGTATTTGATTGATAGATACAAGAAGTCAGTTGTGAGGCTTCAGACATCGAGATTTAACTGTACCtggaaaaaaatttcttttatctCTTTTGTTATTTATGAAAGTTTTATATGGCAGCTTCTATAGCACTATTTGGTTCCCTAATGACTGACCTGTTATGAATGAGTTGGTGCAGTAGTCGGTCATCAATGACTGATACAAACTTGTGTGAACTGTTGGCTATAGATTTACATGTTTATCTTTGCAAGGaaacaaatcaaatatttcctTTCACTCAGCTGATGAGATCATATTTTCAGAATGCCGCATATATGATTCTTCGGGGCATGAAGACGCTGCATCTTCGTGTACAGAATCAGAATAGTACAGCACTAAGGATGGCCCAATTTTTAGAGGAACATCCCAAGGTATGTAAATGCAACCTTTGGTCTTTTGTATAGTTCTCAAAATTGGGTTTGGGATCAGGATGATCTAGGGACGATAAAAATCGAGATTGTTAGGATCTGCATTCTTTCTGGACTTTTTCTTCAAAAAATGACAAAGATTGTTTTGGTGgcataaatccaaggaaagtTATACTTAATTAAATCAAGACTCTGTTGCATTTGGATACATTCATTTAGAAAGTGCTATTAAAAAACACTTCTTTTTTTCTCTATCATCCTTGGCATTATTAGTACAATGGAAACTAGAATAATAGTATGCCTGAAGAACATATGCGtgaaagtatcattcttaacatTACTAGCAATGCccacatgcatcattatcattctGTTGTATTGCGTGATACCAATTGGATTTGATTATCTCAGGAGTGTTTTTTTCTCTTCACATCGAAAAACAGAAAAATTGTACTGAGTTCAGAAAAAGGGTAACATAATCCAGAAAAAGGGTAACATAATCATAAAATAGGGTAAAAATTAGCTCACTGTgagtttcttttgatagcttaatcTTTGTTTAGCTCATAGCCTTTTTGCAAATGTTCACCACTTCCTGAACAATATCGTTCACTTCTTAACTGATCTTACTTTCACTTCTGAACTGATCTTACCAAAGCCTTCTTGCTTGAAAATTTGTCCATGACTCAAATTTTCACAGTAGCAATAGCAAATGATAGGCATCATGTTGTAACATGCGATTCCCACATTTCAGTGCCATCTGGTGAACTTTAAAAAATGAGTGGCATAAATTTCCAAGCTGCTTTAACCCATTTGTGATTCCAAAATTTTATTGCAATTTGTCTCCTTCAGATGATGACCTCCAAGATTGGATATCTTTGGGGAGAATTGTGTTTACGAATCTCAAAACCTTTAAAGGGGATCTTATTTATAGGGAAAACGAGGGATTGTGGAAAAGAGCGATCAGGCTTAAATAATGACATCCCAGGAAGACTAGGACATGCTTTGCCCTTGCATCTCATTTGCAATCTGTATTCTCCTCATCATCTCTTCATGTAGAAGACATGGGCTCAAAAACCAATTGCATGACATTTTTTCTAATGCTCATGTGGTTTCCGTCATACTGAAAAATGTAAATAGGTTGAATGGCTACACCTTTCTAGTGAACAATTAATGTTCATGATCTAGGAAAACTGATATTCTCTGTTCTAAAGGTTACTAGATATATGTAAATTTCATGATTTAAATCAGAAACCAGTTTGGTAACAGTTGGCTTGCTTGATTTTGTATAAATATCCAAAACTTGCTGAAATTGTCACCCCCCAAATATTGCAGAAGTCATTTTTACTGTTTGGTGTAGTTGGCTCTTTTGATGGTCTTAGATATTGGAGTGTTAAGATGTGGCCTTACATATGAGGTGTTACTCCCTCTGCCTATGACTTCATTGTGTATACCTTATTAGTTGCTTCTTAGAGGCTGATTACTCCCTCTGCCTAAGACTTCATGCAGCTGCAAGTGCTTTCACCTTCTCAACTGACTTCGTAGACTTTTGTATTATTGTAACTAGTTATACATAATGAACTCTTTTAGTGATTAATAACTACTGTGTTGAGTGGTCCATCGCCTCAACTTAATTCTTCCATTTCCCTATTGCTGATTGTGTGACAGTAAATGATAAAACCTCCCCGTTGCAGCAAATAATGAACAGCTAGTGTTTGGTGGCATTTGCTCCCTCTCGCTTATTTAGATGACATGCATTTCCCCATTTGTCACACATTCTCTTTGCTATGTGTTCTTTTCTTATCACATTTTCATCTCCGCCACTTCCACATCGCTGTATCTACTTCAtctcattcttcttttttttcttcctctatcTCCCGACTATTTTCTGCTTCATTGCATCCCAACTGGCCCATTATCTATTTTCCTTCGGTTCTCATTTTCTTATTATCTCATACTATTACCACTCATTCAGCTGCACAAACCAAAGTAGTGCCTCACATTGTACCTTATCCACCAGATATCAGGGATCAGGGCTACTTTTTAGAACAGTTGGAGCTAAGCCTCTTTCCACGCTGAGAAGCATGTGTAGATTTGTATTTAAATGTGTTCTACAGGAACCTGTCTATTTTTTCCTGTTATCGTTTTGCAAGTAGGCTGCAGCATGTATGTCGGTAGTTTCCAAGCTTAACTTCTATCTTGGATCCTATATTCTGGCTTTCATGTTTGCTCATTTAGCTAAAACAATATGGTGCACAGGAGAACGACTAGTTGGTTTTACTTCTTACACATTCTTTCATGTTTGATCATTTAGCTAAAACAATATGGTGCACAGTAGAACCACTAGTTGGTTTTACTTCTTACACATCGTTTGTCAGAAATCTGACATACTATTTTTTCCAGATAATTCGTGTCTATTATCCAGGCCTGCCAAGTCATCCAGAGCATCACATTGCCAAGCGTCAAATGACTGGTTTTGGTGGTGTTGTCAGTTTTGAGGTAGGGTCCATCTTATTTTGCATCATCAACATTTTGGTTTCATTAACTTGTTTGAGATTTGGTGCAGGTGGCTGGAGACTTGAACACCACGAAGAAATTTGTTGATTCTTTAAAGATACCTTACATTGCCCCTTCATTTGGAGGCTGTGAGAGTATAGTAGACCAACCTGCCATCATGTCTTACTGGTAATTTTACATGTCTACATTATTATTTTATAGTAGATCATGGAGCCAGAATTTGGACATTTAAAAGACACAGAAAATCTTCAAATTTTACAAAAAGATAAATCGGTATGGGGTTTCTAACTCATCTTCCCTGTGCAGGGACCTTAGCGGATCGGAAAGAGTAGCCAAATATGGTATCAAGGACAATCTGGTCAGGTTCAGTTTTGGGGTTGAGGGTTTTGAGGATCTGAAGGCTGATATCCTTCAGGCCTTGGAAAAGATCTAATTCGCATTATTGTATTGTGTTGTGAACCTGATCAAGCCATATGTGTGCTTTGCTTACATTAGTCCCCTAAATACTATTTGAGCTTGAGCTAGACTAGTCATGAAGATGAACAGCAATTTGCTATGTGTCTACTTCTATTTTTCATGCTTCGACATAATATCTTGCTAATGAATTACTAGTATGCAGTATCAGTGTTAAGAATCTGCATGAAACATGAGTACAAATTTTGGCATAAAAGTGTAAGCTGGAACATGCCTCAGCAAGGATATCATCATTCTCTATCTTGGAAATTTGACGAATATAGTGGTGAAAATGATTACAGGTTTCTGATGCACTCAGGGAACCAAATCTTGCAGCATCAGATTGATGCAACCCTATACAAGCATGCCATTGTCTCTTGGCGTTGATACACGTACACTAGTTGACACGGGAGATAACACGTAGGCGCATTTGGTTGATATGGCATTTTCTTCAGGTTGACATCTGATAGGGCATATCTTGGGAACCTACCTTTTGACTACTATTTTCAGTAATATCAGCATCGAGGACAACACGTCGGATTGTACCTCCCGATCAACGCAAATTCCATAAAGGTTGGGCTGTGTTGATCAAGTACAGCATCGTATCGATCTTTCCGAATGAGTATCGCATTGACCCACAAATACCGGATCAACATGGTGTCGATCAAGTACTCTTGCAAAGGCCGGGATGACGTTGACCGAGTACGACGTCGGTAGAAATAAATACGACATGTACGATTGGTCCCCTTGAGGGAGGATAAAAACCCCCTATGGGGTTAGCCAAAAGCAGGATTTGTCACTCAATTCTAACAAGATCTTCAGAAGGGTCGATGTTGGGAGCCCCTTCCCGACCCCAACCTGTGTGCAGGGATCGGAGGTCAAGAAATAGGCGATCAACCCAAGGGAGTCCTCGATTTTGAAGCCAGAGCCCAAGCCTGATCCATCAGACTACATTCCTCATCGAccgaactgtcacggacttagctggttttgcctaagtcgtgcggcacccttgcgtgtccgtccgcaaaggtcagcctcccattgtcccttaggaccaacaaaagagagaacgggttagagagaacgcctcaatcgggatccataagcaaacatctctgaaaaacacttcatagacaatgcaaattacaaacagaccttACAAGCTCTGAACCGTTGCAcaaaaaagggtaaaatggtccattatagatcgaaaatctctcgcacgtgtccacatgacacaacctttatttacaagcctaaagaggccaccaactcaactaaaatgggactattaaacctTCAGTCGTCcccctacatgttgtacaaggcaggcatgaacataccaaaaaacacggacatacataagcattacatcaaacatcctgtttagaagtttgtccgtgacattctcccccacttattccttcgacgtcctcgttgaagcttttgtcgacactgcaactcctcgcctttgctgagtcttcaatcttccactccagctacaatgcgcaagcctttgtcgacactgcaactccttgcctttgctgagtcttcaatcttctgctctagctacaatgtgcctcttagctcctagctgctctccgctgctatttttgagtagtcaaacctttgatccgttatgctgcttcaactcaccaacgactctgactctggtgtgaggttggctgagttgtgttgatcattgttgattcctgcggatcccccaaatgaaggaaaagaccatccttactgcgccagtctctcaaattcctcgtgctgcttgaattgggtgaatgcttgttggagctttaacgagcattatctcgcaaacttctgaagttttgggtccttcctccacaaaatttgctcattgactcttctttcacttagttgtcacatccaagtaggttcgcatcagttccactttcgattggcatttcattgggaaatgaagcagacaatctactctcagtaacactgatcaccgttggtgaggatttgacaactattgtcttccattatcttcaaatggtctttgaacatatgcagagctcctctgctagatagataaaagaattggggtactcggtttcgcccattctcttaagagttgagaaggcaaaggttacttgacttcgcccgcctcctcgaggttgtactccatgcatcgagctagttactggccttcgcttgctctttgctcacacttctgaagcacttgaagtgtttgcactccttgcgttgagttagttactgtgattcaccttctcaatgccatcgaacttctggaatgcaggaagttttcaccccaatttggagtaattctctcataggtttggtcgcctctgggattgtaccatcttctccatcaaccctgccgcctactccactgagtagcaaaggtacaacatcgcgtactgtctgcttcgttccttggttatgcactcttgcatgacccgaagtccttcactttcggctatcttgatgagaagctcattgacactggtcttcCGAAGTTCCTcgacctctgcccttcagccttgtctcggtacttggagattgcctctgcattctccacctcctcggcccctttcataaccaagcgctctccctccatgagagcaagggatcaatgactttcacggaagtcccgcctctacggtaccatggcgctgccatgcccatggcactactatccgtcgcctcgcatctgcatccattttcttcacaatcagtagatatgcctctatggcactcatccgagtccacctacattctaactgatgcttgattttgggtagctaagtccctctggactcgttgtcgcttcctcgcccttttcgaccccttgcttcaacacctctgtgttctccaagcaactctcctttggtcgatggaaagacagactgcaactcccatgcatggcctctgccatcgcatcatAGGgtctgcaccgattctgttctcctttactcgatcttgtcctctgacttgtcgggctcccttaagcgaatatgagttctggagcagtccaactcaccagctgcttcgatcatacctttgcatgatcaagtccctcccatggaactcactggtacttgcattcgaacttttcccttggtggaacacagcccccatatgctgatgaccaaggttttcatccgatgcaaaattcgatgcacgtacggaagacccgcctttgcggcaccatggccttcactccttgaatccatagcccttcttgccatcgtgttgttcaccgaagtggagcttccagtagctcccgatcatacctccgtatgatctagtccctcacgggactatgtcgtgtgtatcgcattgccacaaactgttccaccacgatccgctgcaccatgtcgcctcctggtgacatcgccattgcattctgatccttgtggaataaactcgaattgtgaaccctccatgtgtggcctctgccaatacatcgcagggtctcttccaccttcgattttgttcgctcctttggcaatcgaccttcatctacccactcttgggtcacacctagatgaagcaccgctctcggacagttcgtcgcctagtagctcccgaagtccaccaacttcactgtaatttgtgcaccattgtctggatcctgggcctctgcccctaccagcacaatcttcgttgcgcaccgcttccttcatggcaacttgaatggcaacactgtggcatattcttcaagagtacccgcctctgcgttctCTTGCccagtgctaaggccttctgaacccaacttcgcctctgcaaattgagtcgccttagttcctccatcaaatgcttctccgagataaggtgcatgtgcccagaagctcctttcatctttggcaccatgcaagatgagtccactccgtcagaatgaaggacccatggaataacatgattctactcttgcctctgcaagagttcatgtccttgacctctatctagggaaagcactgtgcctccgctccatgttccaacttctatgctagctccctttatgcggcttgggtacttcgccaagtttcaCCCAAGTtcttccgctcctcgtttttgcattgagtcgatggtggccctcgcgcccaccattccacgggtcagccctcccttgagtccgatcttcaaatcaactccaagtgtgccttcatttgtgttgctttgggacgctccctcacttgatctcgcaatgcatccaccaatgcattctctcgagcgagatcatgcgatgactcctcactgcttgctcggtccattgagcttcgtggagttgttgtttgttgaggtactcctcctcaacatgtgcggtccgtcccacatgattctccctctagagagccgggacttatccctcctggataactgtcccgttggagcaacatctctcttcgtttcggaaaccaccatccccttggactactgcgATCtgatgaacaaactgtgcattgttctgcctcctgcaaacgcacttgctagattgcgactccacgtcaatacagcccccgctgcaccactcaaggcctagcaacatgctaaactcgttgcacacttcagcctcctacggacgtatccttcatatgccgaagagaaagtttcaatgctccatggcgccgagtttcagtcgccttgggatggccgcgagcattccatcgttcgcatacaagcccatgcatgagtaccgaattctttgagttagcaattcccctcacctctgtgagctttgcacaactctttcgatcgctgagcaactcattccaccttgcatggtctcatcctttaccaaacgcctcgcttgccttgagcaccatcaagtatagttgtcaacgttgagccgtagctcaaactcagccatcccaacctttgtgcgctccacattcttccaagcttgtatgttctcgtggtgcctcttgcgcgaagggttggccattcctctgaatgccaatctcagatgcccactcctccgagcgactccttttccccacatcttcatgcccgttttcccccaaacggtcgcgcatgtgctgactgccctcaacgcagccccgctaggtcccccacgtttgcatgctaagtgtttctatgagtgcttgtcccgctctgataccatctgtcatggacttagctggttttgcctaagtcgtgcgacacccttgcatgtccgtccgcaaaggtcagcctccccgaagcctcccattgtcccttaggaccaacaaaagagagaacgggttagagagaacacctcaatcgggatccacaagcaaacatctccgaaaaacatttcatagacaatgcaaattacaaacataccttacaagctctgaaccgttgcacaacaaagggtaaaatggtccattatagaccaaaaatatctcgcacgtgtccacatgacacaacctttatttacaagcctaaagaggccaccaactcaactaaaatgggactattaagcattcAGCCGTCcccctacatgttgtacaagacatgaacataccaaaagacacggacatacataagcattacatcaaacatcctgtttagaagtttgtccgtgacagaacgcCGACATGGATGATCCTACGCACCCGGGACTGAACCTAGTCGTGCCAGCTTGCTCTGCCACGGTGTAAAGAATCACTATCAACATCCTACATGGTTGATACTACATTTTCATCGGTTGACATGCTGATGAGGATGTTGACCCAACCCTAACTTGATAAATCGTTACTTTATAGCTTCATTGATGATCGAACAATGCATgtaattatttttgatatttacCAACTTCTCAACCTAATGGCGGATGCTTTAAATCACTTAATTGAATCCTTATTGACTTAATTATCAGAGTGGTCTTGTCGGATAGGTCACGAGTTGGATCCCCGAGCCTTGGGCACTTTTAACTAAGACGAACTTAGAAAGTGGACATTGATTGTCTACGAATCTCATACTTGAAAGTGCCCACAGAGGTCCCCCCATGTCATGGAGCTCGTCGACGATGGTTGACCCGAGTGTCATGTGTGGCACACTCCTTCACCTGTAGATGCTGCCgagcattcttcttcttttcctaaaGTGGCCGTTTTGGAGATCCATACATGCATAAAATGTACAAAATCCTAAccaacaaaggaaaaaaaagaagatagggTATGAATAAGGTGAGGGATTAAGCTCACACGATGTGCTCGAATCATCCAGAAGTATCCTATCATGTTGTTCTACGATGACGACGATATAATCAAATCGAAGTCAAGAAAAGTCCCATGATAGTGATCTAATCGAATCGATCATGAAACATCTTATAAATGGGACAACCTATTAAATGGTAAATCAT
The window above is part of the Musa acuminata AAA Group cultivar baxijiao chromosome BXJ1-1, Cavendish_Baxijiao_AAA, whole genome shotgun sequence genome. Proteins encoded here:
- the LOC103991346 gene encoding cystathionine gamma-synthase 1, chloroplastic, with the translated sequence MAVSSTIYPAYFVSAAAGDRRASDSGAHPRPEKLGSSSFLLGGAPRFSGLSSATILRFPPNFVRQLSTKARRNCSNIGVAQIVAASWSNSSQSFEAPRSAVSADAVVAPEVAAEDANLGAGGGSESRFVESPVGEAKVSAAVAKAAASLSSDGSLAVHAGERFGRGITTDAITTPVVNTSAYWFNNSDELIDFKEKRHASFEYGRYGNPTTQALEEKMSALERAESTLFVSSGMYASVAMLSSLVPAGGHIVITTDCYRKTRIFIENELPKMGISVTVIDPADIESLKISLDQNNVSLFFSESPTNPFLRCVDIELVSQLCHNKGVLVCIDGTFASPVNQKALTLGADLVLHSATKFIGGHNDVLGGCISGSEELISKISLHHHVIGGVLNPNAAYMILRGMKTLHLRVQNQNSTALRMAQFLEEHPKIIRVYYPGLPSHPEHHIAKRQMTGFGGVVSFEVAGDLNTTKKFVDSLKIPYIAPSFGGCESIVDQPAIMSYWDLSGSERVAKYGIKDNLVRFSFGVEGFEDLKADILQALEKI